One Sphingomonas limnosediminicola DNA segment encodes these proteins:
- a CDS encoding DUF969 domain-containing protein has product MIDYWPLLGIAVVVVGFALRFNPLLVVAVAAIATGLLGHMPFERVLGTLGKGFNDNRNVTLIYIVLPVIGLLERYGLQQRARTIIAEMRGATTGRLLIAYLGLRQVLSALGLTSVAGHAQTVRPLVAPMAVAAAEKQHGKLDEATEERVKAMSAATDNVGLFFGEDIFLAIASILLIQGTLAGFDIQLTPFQLSVWAIPTAICAFIIHGTRLLLLDRKLKGGPK; this is encoded by the coding sequence ATGATCGATTACTGGCCGCTCTTGGGCATTGCCGTCGTCGTGGTCGGTTTCGCGCTGCGATTCAATCCACTGCTTGTGGTGGCGGTTGCCGCCATCGCTACCGGCCTGCTCGGCCACATGCCGTTCGAGAGGGTGCTCGGGACGCTCGGCAAGGGCTTCAACGACAATCGCAACGTCACCTTGATCTATATCGTGCTGCCGGTGATCGGCCTGCTGGAGCGCTATGGCCTGCAGCAGCGGGCGCGCACGATCATTGCTGAAATGCGCGGTGCGACAACCGGCCGCCTGTTGATCGCCTACCTCGGGCTGCGCCAGGTCCTGTCCGCCCTTGGCCTCACCTCCGTCGCGGGACATGCGCAGACGGTTCGGCCACTCGTCGCGCCCATGGCCGTCGCAGCGGCGGAGAAGCAGCACGGCAAGCTCGACGAAGCCACAGAAGAACGCGTGAAGGCCATGTCCGCGGCGACCGACAATGTCGGGCTTTTCTTCGGCGAGGACATCTTCCTGGCCATCGCGTCGATCCTGCTGATCCAGGGAACGTTGGCGGGTTTCGACATTCAGCTGACGCCTTTCCAGCTTTCGGTTTGGGCAATTCCGACGGCTATTTGCGCCTTCATCATTCACGGCACGAGACTGCTGTTGCTCGACCGCAAGCTGAAGGGCGGGCCCAAGTGA
- a CDS encoding DUF979 domain-containing protein: MINLHWVYVLVGAVFGAWSVFSARDRSNPKRFGNAAFWGLLAISFWFGDILGDFGNGILVLALVAIAGTHLLGRGSGESTRKEERSACSERLGNKLFLPALVVPFTAFLGTLLFNYTPLKALNLIDPKSVTLVLLGVGVIVALAVCYVWLRPPVFAAVEEGRRLIDSIGWAVVLPQMLAALGAVFAAAGVGTTIGSMASAVIPHGSILLAVLLYALGMVVFTMIMGNAFAAFPVMAAAIGVPILIHQDGGNAAVIGAVGMLAGFCGTLMTPMAANFNIVPAALLELKDQYGVIRAQAPTAIVLLIANVVILYVAGFHL; encoded by the coding sequence GTGATCAATCTTCACTGGGTCTATGTGCTGGTAGGCGCGGTGTTCGGCGCCTGGTCCGTCTTCAGCGCGCGCGACCGATCAAACCCGAAGCGGTTCGGCAATGCTGCCTTCTGGGGTCTGCTGGCGATCAGTTTCTGGTTCGGCGACATCCTTGGGGACTTCGGCAATGGCATCCTCGTCCTTGCTCTGGTGGCTATTGCAGGGACGCACCTTCTGGGCCGAGGCTCAGGCGAGTCGACGAGGAAGGAAGAGCGCTCGGCTTGCTCCGAGCGCCTCGGCAACAAGCTATTCCTACCGGCGCTGGTGGTCCCATTCACGGCGTTCCTCGGAACCCTGCTGTTCAATTACACGCCGCTGAAGGCCCTGAACCTCATCGATCCAAAGTCAGTGACGCTTGTCCTGCTCGGTGTCGGCGTCATCGTCGCCTTGGCGGTCTGTTATGTCTGGCTGAGACCTCCCGTCTTCGCTGCGGTGGAAGAGGGAAGGCGGCTCATCGACTCGATCGGATGGGCCGTGGTCCTGCCGCAGATGCTGGCAGCACTCGGCGCAGTCTTTGCGGCTGCCGGCGTCGGCACGACCATCGGGTCGATGGCCAGCGCCGTAATCCCGCACGGCAGCATTCTGCTCGCCGTGCTTCTTTACGCCCTCGGGATGGTCGTATTCACGATGATCATGGGCAACGCCTTCGCCGCATTCCCAGTCATGGCTGCGGCAATCGGTGTGCCCATCCTGATCCATCAGGACGGCGGCAATGCGGCCGTGATCGGCGCTGTGGGAATGCTTGCGGGATTTTGCGGGACGTTGATGACCCCCATGGCGGCGAACTTCAACATCGTCCCAGCGGCGCTGCTCGAGCTTAAAGACCAGTACGGAGTCATCAGGGCGCAGGCGCCGACTGCGATCGTCCTGCTGATCGCCAACGTCGTGATCCTTTACGTCGCGGGGTTCCATCTGTGA
- a CDS encoding DUF2891 domain-containing protein: MTGLDASTASSMAGIALAHVAKEYPHKLDHVLLCDEDAKPPRALHPLFFGSLDWHSCVHGWWMLLTLRRLFPDTDEADQIAKLANDTFTRVKVAVELAYLDRPLSGGFERPYGWAWLLYLHLEATRHSEDWASALEPLATAFAERLRAYLSILTYPIRVGTHFNTCFALVLSLEWADAFDRGLASAIRDRTRHWFGADRDCQAWEPGGDEFLSSALTEALCMARTHPSLFPIWFEQFLPRVGAREPATLFMPAIVSDRSDGKIAHLDGLNLSRAWCWRGIAPLLPPTERSVAEAAADEHLAAAMPHLSGDYMGEHWLASFALLALLT; encoded by the coding sequence GTGACCGGCCTCGACGCTTCGACCGCCTCAAGCATGGCCGGCATTGCCCTCGCTCATGTCGCGAAGGAATATCCGCACAAGCTTGATCACGTACTGCTTTGCGACGAGGATGCGAAGCCGCCGCGCGCTCTCCACCCTCTCTTTTTCGGCAGCTTGGACTGGCACAGCTGCGTGCATGGCTGGTGGATGCTACTTACGCTTCGGCGGCTCTTTCCCGACACCGACGAGGCCGATCAGATCGCCAAACTCGCGAATGACACGTTCACGCGAGTCAAGGTCGCGGTCGAGCTCGCCTATCTCGACCGTCCGCTCAGCGGTGGCTTCGAACGGCCCTATGGTTGGGCTTGGCTGCTTTACCTGCATCTCGAGGCAACTCGACATTCCGAAGATTGGGCTTCGGCGCTTGAGCCGCTTGCGACCGCGTTTGCCGAACGGCTGCGCGCTTATCTTTCGATCCTGACCTATCCGATCCGCGTCGGCACGCATTTCAACACCTGCTTTGCACTGGTGCTCTCGCTTGAATGGGCGGATGCATTCGATCGCGGGTTAGCGTCGGCCATCCGGGATCGAACGCGGCATTGGTTCGGGGCAGATCGCGACTGCCAGGCTTGGGAACCGGGCGGTGATGAGTTCCTGTCGTCGGCACTGACGGAAGCCTTGTGCATGGCTCGCACGCACCCGTCGCTATTCCCGATCTGGTTTGAGCAATTCCTGCCGAGGGTCGGCGCTCGGGAGCCAGCGACCTTGTTCATGCCGGCGATCGTCAGCGACCGGAGCGACGGCAAGATCGCGCATCTCGATGGGCTAAACCTCAGCCGCGCGTGGTGCTGGCGGGGCATCGCGCCGCTGCTGCCGCCAACTGAGCGATCGGTTGCCGAGGCTGCAGCAGACGAACATCTGGCCGCCGCGATGCCGCACCTGTCAGGCGATTACATGGGCGAGCACTGGCTCGCGAGCTTCGCGCTGCTTGCCCTGCTGACGTAG
- a CDS encoding nitronate monooxygenase family protein, producing the protein MSLPPILQRLRIPVIAAPLFIVSNPKLVIAQCTSGVVGSFPSLNARPDTKLDEWMHEVTEALAAWDRDHPERPAAPFAVNQIVHRSNDRFQHDMEVCAKWKVPIVITSLGARVELNEAVHSWGGITLHDVIDDRFARKAIEKGADGIIAVAAGAGGHAGRWSPFALVQEIRQWFEGPLILSGSIASGGAVLAAQAAGADLAYIGSPFIATDEANASDPYKQSIVDSRAADIVYSDLFTGVHGNYLRSSIVNAGLDPDNLAAGNLDTMKFGSEGGAKAKAWRDIWGSGQGIGVIDRVQPAADYIDLLAAQYEAAKARICAN; encoded by the coding sequence TTGAGCCTGCCGCCGATCCTTCAGCGCCTGCGCATCCCGGTCATCGCGGCCCCGCTCTTCATCGTTTCGAACCCGAAGCTTGTCATTGCCCAATGCACTTCGGGCGTCGTCGGCAGCTTCCCATCCCTAAATGCTCGTCCTGACACGAAGCTCGACGAATGGATGCACGAGGTAACCGAAGCGCTGGCCGCATGGGATCGCGACCATCCAGAGCGTCCGGCGGCGCCATTTGCCGTCAACCAAATCGTGCACCGCTCCAACGATCGGTTTCAGCATGACATGGAGGTCTGCGCAAAGTGGAAGGTGCCGATCGTCATTACTTCGCTGGGTGCGCGCGTGGAGCTGAATGAAGCGGTCCATTCGTGGGGTGGCATCACGCTTCACGATGTCATCGACGACCGCTTCGCCCGTAAGGCGATCGAGAAAGGCGCAGACGGAATCATCGCCGTCGCCGCGGGAGCAGGCGGTCACGCGGGCCGCTGGTCCCCCTTCGCTTTGGTTCAAGAGATCCGGCAATGGTTTGAAGGACCGCTGATCCTTTCCGGATCTATCGCCAGCGGCGGAGCCGTGCTGGCCGCGCAAGCCGCCGGCGCCGATCTCGCCTACATCGGATCACCCTTCATTGCGACGGACGAGGCGAATGCTTCCGATCCGTACAAGCAATCGATTGTCGACAGTCGCGCCGCGGACATCGTGTACAGCGATCTCTTCACCGGTGTTCACGGCAATTACCTGCGTTCATCGATCGTCAACGCCGGGTTGGACCCGGACAATCTCGCTGCAGGCAATCTCGACACGATGAAGTTCGGTTCGGAAGGTGGTGCGAAAGCGAAAGCCTGGCGTGACATCTGGGGCTCGGGCCAGGGAATTGGCGTGATCGACCGGGTGCAGCCCGCCGCGGACTATATCGACCTTCTCGCAGCGCAATATGAAGCCGCCAAAGCCCGGATCTGCGCTAACTGA
- a CDS encoding hydantoinase B/oxoprolinase family protein: MNRSWTFAIDRGGTFTDVVARSSDGRTRVEKLLSENPGQYEDAALEAVRRVLAEEGGSVAEVRMGTTVATNALLERKGERVALAITRGFGDALRIGYQARPNIFARHIVLPSMLYEQVVEINERVGGDGDVLAELDEGQTRNALAGVRASGIDALAIILMHGWRFTDHEARVAAIARELGFSQVSVSHEVAPLIKLIGRGDTTVVDAYLSPVLRRYIDRVAAGLDAETGLHFMQSNGGLAEASAFRGKDAILSGPAGGVVGMVAASKAHGGDRLIGFDMGGTSTDVSHYAGSYELADESVVAGVRIRAPMMQIHTVAAGGGSICRFDGMRFRVGPESAGANPGPACYRNGGPLTVTDCNLFLGRIDPEHFPKVFGPNGDQPLDHAMSEKRLQEVADLLGGSKSHAEIAEGFLDIAVDNMAAAIRKISIARGHDVSLYSLACFGGAGGQHACKVADALGMERILIHPLAGVLSAFGIGIADVKAIREVSLLQPLGSDFSKALADLEQAATDTLLDQDIHAERIQSKRRARLRTAGSDTTLEIDIADATVMRSAFADLHKQRFGYFDEDAEVVVDALVAEAIASSELPEMGQDAASARETWNGPSLIFDPTSTIVVEPGWRAERVADGTLVLTRAVPPKRERAMGTEVDPVRLEIFNNLLMAIAEEMGVALQATATSVNIKERLDFSCAIFNAEGALIANAPHIPVHLGSMGESIRRILDTRGERRDGRGIRRGDAYVLNDPYRGGTHLPDITVIVPVFYGDEAAPSAFVAARGHHADIGGITPGSMPPDSRSIDEEGVLIDNLLLVDEGHFREREMRALLTAGQWPARSPDRNISDLKAQLAACSRGAEVLARTAREYGSEVVAAYMDHVLANAEESVRRLLDRLDDGEFDYEMDNGAYVRVRISVDKAARTATFDFTGTSDQLPDNFNAPFSIVRAASLYVVRTLIDDAIPMNDGCLRPVRLIVPDGSMLNPRYPAAVVAGNVETSQVVTDALFAATGRLAPSQGTMNNFTFGNDRHQYYETIAGGSGAGPDHDGTSAVQTHMTNSRLTDPEVLETRLPVRLEQFAIRRGSGGAGAHRGGDGIIREVTFLEPMRANILANRRRVPPSGLAGGADAAAGRNWVVRTNGDIEMLSATASADVEPGDHFVIETPGGGGFGSRGE; the protein is encoded by the coding sequence GTGAATCGCAGCTGGACCTTCGCCATCGACCGTGGCGGTACCTTCACCGATGTCGTTGCGCGCTCGTCGGATGGAAGGACGCGCGTCGAGAAGCTGCTGTCGGAGAATCCGGGCCAATATGAGGATGCGGCGCTCGAGGCGGTTCGACGGGTGCTCGCGGAGGAAGGCGGTTCGGTCGCCGAGGTGCGGATGGGCACCACGGTTGCGACGAATGCACTGCTCGAGCGGAAGGGCGAGCGGGTCGCACTGGCGATCACGCGAGGGTTCGGTGACGCACTGCGGATCGGCTATCAGGCGCGGCCAAACATCTTTGCCCGGCATATCGTTCTGCCTTCGATGCTGTACGAGCAGGTGGTCGAGATCAACGAGCGTGTCGGTGGCGATGGAGACGTGCTGGCCGAGCTGGATGAAGGGCAGACCCGAAATGCCTTGGCAGGCGTACGGGCGTCTGGGATTGATGCGCTTGCAATCATCCTCATGCACGGCTGGCGGTTCACCGATCATGAGGCACGAGTCGCGGCGATCGCACGGGAACTCGGCTTTTCGCAGGTCTCCGTCAGCCACGAGGTCGCGCCGCTCATCAAGCTGATCGGGCGCGGCGATACGACTGTGGTCGATGCTTATCTTTCGCCTGTGCTCCGGCGGTACATCGATCGCGTCGCCGCCGGTTTGGATGCGGAGACCGGGCTTCACTTCATGCAGTCGAACGGCGGGCTAGCCGAGGCGAGCGCGTTCAGGGGCAAGGACGCTATTCTTTCGGGCCCGGCCGGGGGTGTCGTGGGCATGGTCGCAGCAAGCAAGGCGCATGGCGGCGACAGGCTCATCGGCTTCGACATGGGCGGAACATCCACAGATGTCTCGCACTACGCCGGGTCGTACGAGCTGGCGGACGAAAGCGTGGTCGCTGGTGTGCGCATCCGCGCCCCAATGATGCAGATTCATACCGTCGCGGCCGGGGGTGGATCGATCTGCCGGTTTGATGGCATGCGATTCCGGGTCGGGCCGGAATCGGCGGGCGCGAACCCTGGTCCGGCCTGTTATCGCAACGGCGGGCCGCTTACCGTCACTGACTGCAACCTGTTTCTCGGTCGAATCGATCCCGAGCATTTCCCAAAGGTGTTTGGGCCTAACGGAGATCAGCCGCTGGACCACGCCATGTCCGAAAAGCGTCTGCAAGAAGTTGCGGATTTGCTCGGCGGCTCGAAGAGCCATGCGGAGATCGCCGAGGGATTCCTCGACATCGCCGTGGACAATATGGCCGCGGCCATCCGCAAGATCTCAATCGCGCGCGGCCACGACGTAAGTCTGTATTCGCTGGCCTGTTTCGGGGGGGCGGGCGGTCAGCACGCTTGTAAGGTCGCCGACGCGCTCGGAATGGAGCGCATCCTCATTCATCCACTTGCCGGCGTCCTGTCCGCCTTCGGGATTGGCATCGCGGATGTGAAAGCTATTCGCGAGGTGAGCCTGCTTCAGCCGCTCGGCAGCGACTTTTCGAAGGCGCTCGCCGATCTCGAGCAGGCCGCGACGGATACGCTGCTGGATCAGGACATTCACGCGGAGCGCATTCAATCAAAACGGAGGGCCCGACTGCGGACCGCGGGCAGTGATACGACATTGGAGATCGACATTGCCGATGCGACGGTGATGCGGTCCGCCTTCGCGGATCTCCACAAGCAACGCTTCGGCTATTTCGACGAAGATGCGGAGGTCGTCGTCGATGCCTTGGTCGCTGAGGCAATCGCTAGTTCCGAACTGCCGGAAATGGGGCAGGACGCCGCAAGCGCTCGGGAAACTTGGAACGGCCCTTCGCTCATTTTCGATCCGACGAGCACCATCGTCGTCGAACCCGGCTGGCGCGCCGAACGCGTGGCCGACGGCACGCTAGTTCTTACTCGCGCCGTCCCGCCGAAGCGTGAAAGAGCGATGGGCACCGAAGTCGATCCGGTCAGGCTGGAGATCTTCAACAACCTGCTCATGGCAATCGCGGAAGAAATGGGCGTCGCACTGCAAGCGACGGCGACAAGCGTGAACATCAAGGAACGCCTCGATTTTTCCTGCGCCATTTTCAACGCCGAAGGTGCGTTGATCGCCAACGCGCCGCACATCCCTGTGCATCTCGGCTCAATGGGAGAGAGCATCCGCCGCATTCTCGACACTCGAGGCGAACGCCGAGACGGGCGCGGGATCAGGCGCGGCGATGCCTATGTTCTGAACGACCCCTATCGCGGCGGCACACACCTGCCTGACATTACGGTCATTGTTCCGGTTTTTTACGGCGACGAGGCGGCGCCGTCAGCATTCGTGGCGGCGCGCGGGCATCATGCGGACATCGGCGGGATCACGCCCGGCTCCATGCCGCCCGACAGCCGTAGCATCGACGAGGAAGGAGTCCTCATCGACAACCTTCTCCTGGTCGATGAAGGCCATTTCCGCGAGCGCGAGATGCGGGCCCTCCTGACGGCGGGCCAATGGCCTGCGCGCAGTCCGGACAGGAACATCTCGGATTTGAAGGCGCAGCTCGCTGCCTGCTCACGCGGTGCCGAGGTCTTGGCGCGGACAGCACGCGAGTATGGATCGGAGGTGGTTGCGGCTTACATGGACCACGTTCTCGCCAACGCCGAAGAGTCGGTGCGACGCCTCCTCGACCGGCTCGACGATGGCGAGTTCGACTATGAAATGGACAATGGCGCGTATGTCCGCGTCCGGATCAGCGTCGACAAAGCGGCTCGGACGGCGACCTTTGATTTCACCGGCACCAGCGATCAGCTTCCCGACAACTTCAATGCACCATTCTCAATCGTGCGCGCCGCGTCATTATATGTCGTGCGCACGCTGATCGACGATGCGATCCCGATGAACGATGGATGCTTGCGGCCAGTCCGGCTCATCGTGCCGGACGGGTCGATGTTGAATCCGAGGTATCCGGCCGCCGTCGTCGCCGGGAATGTCGAGACGAGCCAGGTCGTGACGGATGCATTGTTCGCCGCGACCGGACGCCTCGCGCCGAGCCAGGGCACCATGAACAACTTCACCTTCGGCAACGATCGCCACCAATATTACGAGACGATTGCCGGCGGGTCGGGCGCTGGTCCAGACCATGACGGTACCAGCGCGGTGCAGACGCACATGACCAACAGCCGGCTCACCGATCCCGAGGTTCTCGAGACACGCTTGCCCGTTCGGCTGGAACAATTCGCGATCCGGCGCGGATCGGGCGGTGCGGGGGCTCATCGCGGTGGTGACGGGATCATTCGAGAAGTGACGTTCCTTGAACCGATGCGCGCAAACATTCTCGCCAATCGTCGACGCGTTCCGCCGTCCGGCCTCGCGGGCGGTGCCGACGCAGCGGCCGGCCGCAATTGGGTGGTGCGGACCAACGGCGATATCGAAATGCTGAGCGCGACGGCCTCCGCAGATGTCGAGCCTGGGGACCACTTCGTCATCGAGACGCCGGGCGGCGGCGGATTCGGGAGTCGCGGCGAATGA
- a CDS encoding NAD-dependent epimerase/dehydratase family protein: MAVLVTGAAGFIGATTSRALLERGEEVIGIDNLNDYYDPSLKQARLDNLARQYGNRFRFERVDFADADALNKVADARPIDRIVHLGAQAGVRYSLENPQAYVQSNLVGHCNMLELARSLQTKHMVYASSSSVYGGNKDLPFRVEDRVDHPLSLYAATKKADELLSESYANTYRLPLTGLRFFTVYGPWGRPDMAMWIFTRALFAGQPVPLFNRGEMRRDFTYVDDIVRGVIACLDGPPADDGSEKAGGSISPHALYNIGNSRSEDLMRVVQLLEEATGKTAILDPKPMQIGDVKDTFADISAIQRDHGFAPTTSIDEGVPRFVAWYRDYHRV, encoded by the coding sequence ATGGCTGTTCTCGTCACCGGTGCTGCAGGTTTCATCGGCGCAACCACCTCGCGCGCACTTCTCGAACGCGGTGAAGAGGTCATCGGGATCGACAATCTCAATGACTATTACGATCCGTCGCTCAAGCAGGCGCGGCTGGACAACCTGGCGCGGCAATATGGCAACCGCTTCCGTTTCGAGCGCGTCGATTTCGCCGATGCCGACGCACTGAATAAGGTCGCGGACGCGCGTCCGATCGACCGGATCGTCCATCTCGGGGCGCAGGCTGGGGTTCGCTACAGTCTCGAAAATCCGCAAGCTTATGTGCAGTCCAACCTCGTCGGCCACTGCAACATGCTGGAGCTGGCGCGCTCCCTGCAGACCAAGCACATGGTCTACGCTTCCTCCTCGTCGGTCTACGGCGGAAACAAGGATCTACCATTCCGGGTCGAGGACCGCGTCGATCACCCGCTCTCACTCTATGCGGCCACGAAGAAGGCTGACGAACTGCTCAGCGAATCCTACGCGAACACCTACCGACTGCCTTTGACCGGTTTGCGGTTCTTCACCGTCTACGGTCCATGGGGCCGTCCAGACATGGCAATGTGGATCTTCACCAGGGCGCTGTTCGCGGGCCAGCCGGTGCCGCTTTTCAACCGCGGCGAGATGCGGCGGGACTTCACCTACGTTGACGACATCGTGCGCGGTGTAATCGCCTGCCTGGACGGCCCGCCCGCCGACGATGGATCGGAAAAAGCCGGCGGTAGCATTTCGCCACATGCACTCTACAACATCGGAAACAGCCGCAGCGAAGACCTTATGCGTGTCGTTCAGCTGCTGGAGGAAGCGACCGGGAAAACGGCGATCCTCGACCCCAAGCCGATGCAGATCGGCGACGTCAAAGACACTTTTGCCGACATCAGCGCCATCCAGCGCGACCACGGCTTTGCACCAACGACCAGTATCGACGAGGGCGTGCCGCGCTTCGTCGCCTGGTACCGCGATTATCACAGAGTCTGA
- a CDS encoding iron-containing alcohol dehydrogenase, producing MRPFTFNPGPRLLAGADQAASVAELLPEGPCLLVTDADLLRLGLVDAYRDAIGGTRALTIFDSVEADPSKETLLEAVEAGRACDAASVVAVGGGSPMDVAKLAAYLLGSGDNLDEIWGVGVAKGRRLPLALVPTTAGTGSEATPISVITCEGGVKLAVNSAPLIADWAVLDATLTLGLPAHVTAATGIDAIVHAVEAYTSARLKNPLSDALAREALRLLNGSLLTVIEQPQDLEARSAMLLGAHLAGLAFSNAPVAGVHALAYPLGGLHHLPHGLTNALMLRHVLAHNLEAARDHYAQLAEILVPDCAGQGSQARAALLIERLDQLARSSGLALRLRDHGVAFDEAPTLAREAMKQTRLLVNNPCEISESDAQRLYEAAW from the coding sequence ATGCGGCCCTTCACTTTCAATCCCGGACCGCGGCTTTTGGCCGGAGCGGACCAGGCCGCGTCGGTTGCCGAGCTTCTGCCCGAGGGTCCGTGTCTGCTGGTGACAGATGCCGACCTGCTAAGGCTTGGTCTCGTCGATGCATACCGCGACGCAATTGGTGGGACGCGCGCGCTGACGATCTTCGATTCCGTCGAAGCCGATCCGTCCAAAGAAACATTGCTCGAGGCGGTCGAGGCGGGGCGTGCTTGCGACGCGGCTTCAGTCGTCGCGGTGGGCGGCGGAAGTCCGATGGATGTCGCGAAACTTGCGGCCTACCTGCTAGGATCAGGCGACAATCTCGACGAGATTTGGGGCGTCGGGGTCGCGAAGGGGAGGCGCCTTCCGCTTGCTCTCGTGCCGACAACCGCCGGCACCGGATCTGAAGCCACGCCGATCTCGGTGATCACCTGCGAAGGCGGCGTGAAGCTTGCCGTCAATTCGGCGCCCTTGATTGCGGATTGGGCGGTTCTGGATGCCACGCTCACGCTCGGCCTGCCGGCGCACGTCACTGCTGCCACCGGCATCGATGCCATCGTCCATGCGGTTGAGGCCTATACGTCGGCGCGATTGAAAAACCCGTTATCCGATGCGCTGGCGCGCGAGGCGCTGCGGCTGCTGAATGGCAGTCTGCTGACGGTGATCGAACAACCCCAGGATCTCGAAGCTCGCTCGGCGATGTTGCTGGGCGCGCATCTGGCGGGACTCGCCTTCTCGAACGCGCCAGTCGCAGGGGTTCATGCACTCGCTTATCCGCTCGGTGGGCTGCACCACCTGCCGCACGGTCTGACCAACGCCCTAATGTTGCGCCACGTCCTTGCCCATAATCTGGAGGCGGCTCGCGACCATTATGCGCAATTGGCCGAGATCCTTGTTCCGGATTGCGCGGGGCAGGGAAGCCAGGCGCGCGCCGCGCTGCTCATTGAACGGCTCGACCAACTTGCCCGAAGCAGCGGTCTCGCGCTCCGCCTGCGCGACCACGGGGTCGCGTTCGATGAGGCGCCGACTCTCGCGCGCGAAGCGATGAAGCAGACGCGTCTGCTCGTGAACAACCCGTGTGAAATTAGTGAAAGCGATGCCCAGCGGCTCTACGAGGCCGCCTGGTGA
- a CDS encoding thioesterase family protein — protein MSREEPADRSAFKVWRRLTTRWADNDAYGHVNNTVYYEWFDTAVNAWMVEQDMLDIEHGDPIGLVVETRCNYFAPLAFPEDVEVGLAVASLGRSSIRYRIGIFAVGGDRAAAQGEFVHVVVDRAGRRPAEIPPAWRQSLEAIS, from the coding sequence GTGAGCCGGGAAGAACCGGCGGACCGATCCGCATTCAAGGTTTGGCGTCGGCTCACCACGAGGTGGGCCGACAATGATGCCTACGGCCACGTCAACAACACGGTCTACTATGAGTGGTTCGATACGGCGGTGAACGCCTGGATGGTCGAGCAGGACATGCTCGATATCGAGCACGGCGATCCAATCGGCCTCGTCGTCGAGACGCGCTGCAACTACTTCGCACCACTCGCATTTCCGGAGGATGTCGAGGTTGGATTAGCGGTCGCTAGTCTCGGGCGTTCGAGCATCCGTTATCGAATTGGAATCTTCGCCGTCGGCGGAGACCGAGCGGCGGCTCAGGGCGAATTCGTCCACGTTGTCGTCGATCGCGCAGGGCGAAGGCCCGCGGAAATACCGCCAGCATGGCGGCAATCACTAGAAGCGATCAGTTAG